A single region of the Saprospiraceae bacterium genome encodes:
- a CDS encoding Gfo/Idh/MocA family oxidoreductase, with the protein MTKINLGIVGSGMMLHYHLSAFSKLPNVTIKGCTREFYGADEKQNLQRKSLEKKAAKLGIKPYANFEEMVDDEELQALVIASINPYHYDHIIQALDKGKHVLVEKPVVTDFDHLDDIIDKAREKELLIFPSHNFVYRPAVIKAKEIIDSGALGTIVYSSFISCFRSNEVHAHGWRASAGLSKGGALMDSGHHQVYQSLFLLGMPKLIHGLKSKQVLKHMEVEDFAMINAYYEDGAIASIGQGHSSNYGDVVSGIKIVGEKGNIVISDACYHNGQKVAEEADYVNSFYHQAKYFIASLIDKGEPLSNLEDVRNTLKIIYAAYKSAENEQIIRI; encoded by the coding sequence ATGACAAAAATCAACCTTGGCATTGTAGGCTCCGGGATGATGCTTCATTATCATTTGAGTGCCTTCAGCAAACTTCCAAATGTAACAATAAAAGGATGCACCCGTGAATTCTATGGAGCGGACGAAAAACAAAATCTTCAACGGAAGTCATTAGAGAAGAAAGCTGCTAAACTAGGCATAAAGCCTTACGCTAATTTTGAGGAAATGGTCGATGATGAGGAACTACAGGCCCTGGTAATTGCCAGTATTAATCCCTATCACTACGATCATATCATACAGGCTTTGGATAAGGGCAAACATGTGCTGGTAGAAAAACCGGTTGTAACCGATTTTGATCATTTGGATGATATCATTGATAAGGCCAGGGAGAAAGAACTCCTGATATTTCCTTCCCATAATTTTGTCTACCGGCCAGCGGTGATCAAAGCCAAAGAAATAATTGATTCGGGGGCGTTAGGTACCATCGTGTATTCCTCCTTTATTTCCTGTTTCCGTTCGAACGAGGTACATGCGCATGGTTGGAGGGCTTCGGCTGGGTTGTCCAAAGGGGGGGCGCTTATGGACAGTGGACATCATCAGGTTTACCAATCTTTATTTTTATTGGGAATGCCAAAACTGATTCATGGATTAAAATCCAAACAAGTCCTAAAGCACATGGAAGTAGAGGATTTTGCCATGATCAATGCCTATTATGAAGACGGCGCCATTGCCAGTATCGGCCAGGGTCATTCTTCAAATTATGGCGATGTGGTGTCCGGGATCAAGATTGTAGGAGAAAAAGGGAATATTGTTATTAGCGACGCCTGCTACCATAATGGACAAAAGGTGGCAGAAGAGGCAGATTATGTCAACTCATTTTACCATCAAGCTAAATATTTTATCGCCAGCTTGATCGATAAAGGAGAGCCATTGTCTAATCTGGAAGATGTTCGCAATACCTTAAAGATTATTTACGCTGCCTATAAAAGTGCTGAAAACGAGCAAATAATCCGAATTTAA
- a CDS encoding MFS transporter — MDNSHKVTLKEKISYGFGDFASSMFWTLFSMFLLFFYTDVFGITAAAAGTMFLVARLWDTVNDPIMGMIGDRTKTRWGKFRPYLLFVAIPFAIIGILTFTTPDLSPSGKLIYAYITYTLMMMVYTAINVPYASLLGVITKDSEERTSLASFRFIGGFSAGLLVTATANYLVEYFKHSGDLASAYQKTVAVYAILSAIFFLLTFSGTRERLDSSEVEASSLKEDLADLIKNRPWFIMLGAAIAVLVFNSLRGAAILYYFKYFVGDQTIVFFGEVSQGALASIFMSSGYATSLIGVALAIPVAGKIGKKNTFMLSGIVCAVLCILFFFLAPEQIELIFLVNILIGISSAIVFPLIWAMYADVSDYSELKTGHRATGLIFSSSSMSQKLGWTIGGAISGWILAAFGFVANELQTPESIMGIRLMISWFAAIGALLSVAIMYFYPLDEGFMKKVGGELEAARKSSNISS; from the coding sequence ACCGACGTTTTTGGTATAACAGCAGCCGCGGCGGGAACCATGTTTCTGGTTGCCCGGCTTTGGGATACGGTTAATGACCCGATCATGGGTATGATCGGAGACCGGACCAAGACCAGATGGGGGAAATTTCGGCCTTACTTGTTATTTGTGGCAATTCCTTTTGCGATCATCGGCATACTGACCTTTACAACTCCTGATTTAAGCCCTTCCGGCAAACTGATCTATGCCTATATTACCTATACCTTGATGATGATGGTGTATACGGCTATTAATGTCCCTTACGCTTCTTTGCTGGGAGTAATAACCAAAGATTCAGAGGAAAGGACCTCCCTGGCTTCTTTTCGGTTTATAGGTGGATTTAGTGCCGGGCTTTTGGTCACGGCCACGGCTAATTACCTGGTTGAGTACTTTAAGCATTCTGGTGATCTGGCTTCTGCTTATCAAAAAACCGTTGCTGTTTACGCCATTTTATCAGCCATATTTTTTCTCCTGACCTTCTCCGGCACCAGGGAGAGATTGGACTCGTCAGAGGTCGAAGCTTCCTCGCTTAAGGAAGACCTGGCAGATCTTATCAAGAACCGGCCCTGGTTCATTATGCTGGGTGCGGCCATTGCCGTATTGGTTTTTAATTCATTGCGCGGAGCGGCCATACTGTACTACTTCAAATATTTTGTGGGTGACCAAACCATAGTTTTTTTCGGAGAGGTAAGCCAGGGCGCATTAGCCTCTATATTTATGAGCAGCGGTTATGCTACCAGCCTGATCGGCGTGGCCCTGGCTATACCGGTAGCGGGCAAGATTGGAAAGAAAAACACCTTCATGTTGTCCGGTATCGTATGTGCAGTACTATGTATCCTGTTTTTTTTCCTGGCACCTGAGCAGATTGAGTTGATCTTTCTGGTAAACATCCTGATCGGCATCTCATCAGCCATCGTATTCCCACTCATTTGGGCCATGTACGCAGATGTTTCCGATTACTCCGAACTAAAGACCGGCCACCGAGCAACGGGCCTGATCTTTTCTTCCTCTTCCATGTCACAAAAACTGGGTTGGACAATTGGCGGTGCTATCAGTGGCTGGATACTGGCTGCTTTCGGCTTTGTGGCCAATGAATTGCAGACGCCCGAATCGATTATGGGTATTCGTCTGATGATCAGTTGGTTTGCCGCCATTGGGGCTTTACTTTCCGTGGCTATTATGTATTTCTATCCACTTGATGAAGGATTTATGAAAAAGGTGGGAGGGGAATTGGAAGCCGCTAGAAAAAGTTCCAATATATCATCATGA